The region CTATGTAAACTATCTTTGCATCCTTTTTTATCTATGCTATGAACTatgtatctttttttatctatgcaaagtttatttaaaaaaaatatattGTGCGggagcgcgcgctgcattttagcgcgcctGCTCGAGCTACGCGCGCGCTTCATCAGCCAGCCGCGCCAAACCTGACAAAGGACTCGTCGTAAACTGAAATTTAGCGCGCCCGCGCGTTtgacgcctgttggagatgctcttatgcatgtactgtgttaaaaaaaatcaGTTCTTAGGTTGCGTCAACACGAGGACAAAAGTCACACGTACACACCGTGGCGACGGCGACCCCGCCACGAcgccttcccttcccttcccttcccgaAAGCGCGCCTCCACGCGCACGAACCAATCGCAAATCCCTTTCCCTTTTCCTCTTCCTTCCTCCTTGCCTTCGTCCCGACTGCAATCTTCCCTTCTCCCGGGCAGAGAAAAGCAAAAGGAAAAAAGGCGAGGGGAACCGCGCGCACCGGATCCGCGGCAGCCAGCACCGGCATCCTCGCCGTCGCCTCTTCCCGCCGATCGGCATGGCTGACGGGGACTCGGCGGCGGCCTACGCGTCGCCGCGGTCGCCGCTGCCCCCGGAGACGCCGTCCACGCAGAAGCGGCGGCAGCGCGGCCTCGTCTCGCGGGTCTGGAAGGGCATCTTCGGCCGCCGCGAGGACGTCGAGAAGCTGCTGCAAGCGCTCtccaaggaggaggaggccctcCGCTCCCGCGTCCACCGTCGCGCCCGCGCCTCCCGCGCCTCCGCCCACAACGTCCTCGCCCTCGCCTCCGCCCTCGAggtcccccctcccctcccctccacacCCCCAATCCCCTCGCCTCCCACGATTCCCTTCGATTTTACCAAATCATCCTAGGCGGTCCGCACCCAGCGAATCGACCGCGTGCTCACTAGGCGAACGCGATCCCGTGCGTGCAGGGGAGGGATGATGCTCTGCAGGCCCGCAAGCCTTGTGCTCAAATTTCAACAGCGCTCACCGGGTGTTCGATTGTACATTAGGTCTGTGCCTGGGACGGATGAATGGGGAATTCTGTGGCTCGTGACGAATCATAGTATGTTTTTGACAGCGTGCAGGCCATCCAATTCAGTGATTTGGCGTTTCATCGGACGCGTAGAATGCTGTGGGACTGTGCTGAAATCTCCCCTTCTCGTTGATGCCGCCGCTGCAGCTATTGCATGATCCGGCTTCCAGGAGGAGCAATTAGCTTTATAATAATTCATTCATTGCTGCTGCTAATTAGACCCGATTGTGTCGACGACACAGCTGTATAATTGCCGCGATACTGGACAGGTGGGGAGGGATGGAATCTGCACGATACTGCGAGCCTTGTTTTCGAATTTCGTTTTAGTAATCGATTCGTTTTGTTAAGAGGTGCTAGCATGGTATGAAATCGTGCTATATTGCCGCGCAATCTAGCCTTACTGCGACTGATGCGTTGCTTCAGCTGCTAGGATAGGTTCATGAACAGTCTATTTTTATCGATGGCAGggttatataattttttttcctgGAACAGATCGCGGCTGTTGGATATGCGATTATGACTACCAGATCCCCAGACATCCCCTGGCAGATGAGGGCAGCCCGGGTGCTGCCCATGTTCTTGGTTCCTGCTTTAGCTGCTCTCATCTACTCAGCTATTACAAGCATTGCGAAATTCCGTAAGTACATTTGCCTCTGCATCGCTGTTTTTCCCGCAGTAGTTTTGTTGTTGCAGATGTTATTTTGGAAAGGTCTATGTGGGGCTTTAAGCCCGCTGTTGCAGATGTGAATGTAGCATTACGTATTATTGGTTATCCTTGTGATCGTTGGAATAAAAAGGAAACCCAGTTGTATAGTATTAGACTGATATGTTTCGCTTAGTTCTTCAAGTTGGCCATCCATTTAAGGGTCTAGTTGTATAGATGTAATTGACACTTAATTAATTGCTTTTGTTAACAGCTGAAGTAAGAAAAGGTGTATGATTACCATGATCCTAGTTGTTTTTTGCTAATATGGTTACCCTTTCATGTTTAAATTGTGATAGACATTACTCTGTCTTGCAGTTGATAATAGAGATCAACATACTCTTGAAAAGCTTCGTGCTGAAAGGCAGGCCAAGATTGatgagttgaaagaaagaacaaacTACTACACTACCCAGCAACTTATACAGGTGGGTTGTCACCGGCCAATTACGATCGTTCTATATGCAGAGTTGTATTGGTTAGTAGTACTAGTTTTTTCCTGTATTGGAAACCTGTATTATGTTCCTTGTTTTTTCCTCTCATGAGAACagtgtatgtactccctccgtcttgtcatcaaaatggataaaaaaggatgtatctagacgtattttagttctagatacatctctttttacccattttgatgacaaatattttcggacggagggagtatgtattacTGACTCTTTATTTTCTTGATACAGAGATATGATCTTGACCCTGCTGCAAAGGCAGCTGCAGCAAGTGTTTTGGCATCTAAGCTGGGTGCGGATTCTGGATTGAGAGTCTTTTTTGGAGATGAGTCGAACGTGGATGGAAGTAAAAGTAATGATCAGCACGGACAGACTTCTGGTCTGAGGCAAAGAAAACCGGCCCACTCAGGCCATGGCTCTGGACCGACCCATCCCTCTGAGCCATCAGACGGCTCGAGTATATATGACGGTAACGAAAGCCCCACTGCAAATCGGACTGTTGAGCACTTCAGAGGCCATGCTGGCAATGATGGCGGATGGCTCGCACGAGTGGCCGCTCTGCTTGTAGGGGAGGATCCAACACAATGCTTTGCGCTGATATGTGGCAACTGCCATATGCATAATGGTAGGGAGCTTATAAACTTTATTTCTGTCTGTAGATCGTTATGCCGGCCATGTTCTCTCTACTGAACCACATTTCAATCTTTCAGGTCTTGCAAGGAAAGAGGACTTTGCGTTCGTTACGTACTACTGTCCTCACTGCAATGCTCTCAACGGACCGCGGCAACACGAGGACGGTGAAAGCGTCCAAGCCGGCGCCAGCCTTGCGGACTCGGGCGTCAGCAGTCCTGTCGGGAGGAGCTTGCCGACCGTCGAAGAACAGCCTGCAGAAAGTCCTGCTGCGAGTAACTCAACGGTCGCTGAAAAACCTCAGGCGGAGAGTTCTGCTGCTACAAATAGCTCATCACCAACTGTGGAGAAGGCAGGCAGCGATCAGCCTGCCGGCTGAACTTTATCATTTCTTTTTGAAAGAAACAGCCTGCCGGATTCTTGTGCCTGCCACCACCTATGCATATAGATGCGGATTATTCGGTGTGTTGTGCTTGGAATGGATTGTTCCACTTGGTGCTTCTAGGGTGCTAGCGTGATGGATGCCCGTTTGACGGCATCTTGCCCAGCTGCTTGAGTGATGGGTCGCCGCTTTGCTTTTGCTCTTGAGTGTATAGTTTTCTTTCTCTTTTGAAAAGTTGAGTTCTACGCCTTTTTTGTAATATTACCAGTCATGTGTAGTATCGGTTTCTCTTTATGTAAATTCTGGTTTTGGAATATGTTTATTTTTTGACCTTGATGGGTATGGAATATGTTCAGTGTTACCAAAGTAAGTCTGATGAGTTTCCGACGTTTGGGTCAGAAGTGCTGTCAATTCTTGAATTTCTGCTTTGGCCAACATGTTTTGTGAATATGTGAAATAGCAGCATTTGAAGCCCTGGATCTGGCAAGAAGATTGTGGAGTAGGCTCTCAGGAGCAAAACAAAGAAGAGTGAGGTCAACATTTGGCACCACCAACAAAGAAGAGTGTGGAGGTTGTTGATCTTTGTGTGTTGGGTTTGATTTTCGCGCTGATCATACGCCTATAGGGTTGCATGCTGAGTAGTCCACATGTGTGGGTTTGTATTTCTTTTTGCCCCGTTTGTTTATCCTTCCTTTTTCGAGTGTCCTTAGTTAGCTaggcaattctcttctgcttagTTAATCAataaggcaaatcttttgcctctgtttcaaaataaCAACAGAAAAAATAGCAGCATCGGGACAGCGTGTGAAACAGCAGTAACTCTGGGAAAACAATCATCACAAATTGAAAGTATAGGTTGGAAGAAAAGAAAGCTTAAACGCTATCGGAAGCCGTCAGTTGCTTCATCCATGGGCATACGCTGGGTATTTGTGTACAGCCTGAAGATAGTACTGCATTGCATGGATCCACTGCCATGGAGCAAAGATGATACTCAAGAATTCCATCTCTTGTCAATAGTTCAGAATTTAGACACGTCACTCCTACATTCTTTTTTCCTAATCCTTTTTTTGGCTGTTGAAGAAAACTGGCATCGACCCAAATTGCTAGAAGCCTAAACTAGAGGAGGGCATTTATGCAAAACTAGGATATACCCCTTGAAATGGAACGCCGCTCGCTGCTTTGCTTTTACCAACACGGCGCAGCATGTATCAGGGGAGCAAGCCTCATTACTGTACAGGGTACAAACTGGAACAAGTGAAAAATGCAAATGCACGGTGCAGTAGCCCTTTCGAAAAATGCATTCACGACCAATTGGGGAAGGAAAACAAAACACGGAAATGCCTTCGACGATCCAATATTTACAGTCACTTCGCTCTAGTCCCGAATCAAGTATCCCCCGCTCGCATGCCCCGCAAAACTGCATAATCCGTTCCCGAGCTTCAGCTGGAAGGGTGGGGAATTATCTCAAGGATGTACGGCAACTGTTCATGGTGCTCCGTCAGTATAACAGCATGTAGGGATTCCTAGCAGCACCACTATGGAACCGAAGGAAAGAAGCTGAAGGCCATCATCTATCTGGTGGCCTTTCCAATTTCGGTGCATGCCACGCATTAGCTTCGAGGCTCTTCCTTCATATGTGAGCTGTGTGCTGCGCCATAAGATTGGACCTTCAGCGTAGAAAAACAACGTCAGTTGCTTAGTTGAGACACCAGAGCACAAGAAAAGGTGTTGCGCACAGTGGTGTGGCCCGGGATTGTGCCAAGCCTGGGCAAGCCCCAGGCCAAAGAGTAGCTACAGTGCTAAATATTGTTCAAGTCGCTGCAGTAGCAAAGTGATCTAGCCTCAGGACCAAGGCCATGGCCCTGGCTGACTTGGGCTTGTCTACGCCCCTGGTTGTGCATAAGGTGAACGTCAACAACGATTGCTAGGCCGTGCGTTCTTACCATTCTATCAACTTGAAGAAGTGAATTAAGCTTGTCCTCATGTGCAAGATCTGGCAGAGGAGGCATCTGACCCATGATACCAGGTGTCTCGCTCATTCTGCAACAATAATACGAAATAAATGTTAAGCAGAGTAATAAGCATAAGCGAGTTACTCGGCATTGGCACATTAACAATGATCTACAAGTTAAGAATGTAAATTTTGTAAGCTATCCATATTTGAAATGATCACATCCTGCTCTAAAACATTACATGAGATCACTAGATCAATAAAAGgtcctccctccgtcccataatgtaagacgttttttgacactacactagagtcaaaaaacgtcttacattatgagacggagggagtagatttcaAGACAGCAAAAGATTTGTTTAATGAACTTGAGACTCCAATGACCACCACTACTTATTTCACGATGACACAGCAGGTCCTTTGGCCACCAGCGACTGATATGATACATTCAGATTTATAGAAGAACGATATGACATTGAACATGTTGAAGAGAAGCAGATGATAGGAAGTGAAATTTGCCCTTCCCCTAAGAATATGTTGCAAACGGTAACGGTGAAATACCTATGAGCAATATGCGGAAAATGGCACATATTACAGAGCTGTACCTGCTTAAAATTGTTTTGATGTTGCTATTTGTCCGAAGAAAGAGATCCATGCTCTCCCCCGTCTGCAAATAAATCAGAACTTCAGGCATGAATAAGTAACATAATTTGCCCCGTCACGCTCATTCTGTTATTTTAAGTTGTGAAGGCTGGCAATGAGAGTGAGTGAGTGACAAGTTCCAACATACAATAAATGCTAGCCCGTATTAGTACTTAGTGGCAGATGGCATTTTTCACATTATCTCCTTTATTTTTTATGTTTATTTATGATGCGGTACACCCATCCCAACCTTTGAAAGCATAACCACAGCCCCATCATATTTCTTCACTGAACACAAAAGTTATCTAAGAAAGGAAAGGAAACTCAGCATATACAGAGTACAGACAGTGCACCCAAAACAAAGGGCACTTCTGTAGCATATGTTGATGATGTATGCAATTTAAATATGTTATGCGGCACCACTCTATCAGGTATACATCTTGTGCCAACTATGCTTATATAAATTCTGATTCAGTTTTTTTGAAGATCCTAAGAGTAGTGCACTAACTACTATACCTGCAATATGATCATGTTCATTTTTTGGTGGAAGGACTAGTTGTGAACACAAATAGCCATGATAATTTCACTGTGTAAGATGTAAAACCAATAGGTGGGCACCATGTGCTCCCTGACTGACACACGGGGTACTATAAAATGAAGTTTAAGAGCAGGAAATTGGAGGCATGTGAACAAACATACCTTGAATGTTTCAATATTTGCAGCAATCTGGTTAAGCAATTGATTGTTTTCCTCCAGGAGCTGCTGGGTTGCACTGTCCACAACAGGAGCTGCTTCAGAACGGAACAGAATGAGCATTTTTAGAAGAAATAAGGATAACATCTGAGAATGACGGTGAATTTCTATGTCACTAGTATTATGTAACTGCTTTAGAATGAATATAAGTGAGCTCCCTCAGATGTAAAAGGATCAAAATAGTTGCACACAACAAATTAAAGGAGAAGAATGGAGAACATGTGGCATTCACGTCACCATGACCCATCTGAGAAAACCACCTAAAGTGAAAAGTGGCCTATTTCAATAGTTTTAGAATTCAAGGCTGCAAATTGAACTTTTGGCTGAGTTTAGAGTTGAGAAGTAGACTTTTATTGATAATGTAAGCAGGAGTGTGCAATGTAGTGAAATCTTTGCCTCCTACAAGAAAACATTAATAAGTATTCCATCTCTATAATTTAAACAGCTAACATGACCATAACAACCTCCAGGACATCTCATAGAAAAAAGGGATCCATAAATCCCATGTTAAAAATGTTCAGCTCGAAACTATTGCTACTGGCTTGTCTTCTGTGCTGCTTTTTTTCAGTTCTATATTGGGACCTAGGAAATGCAGTCTGAATATAGAGACGCACCAAGTGAAGGCATCGCAAGGTTGCTTCCAGATGATGCTTGTACTAACTACAAAGTTAACAAGCAGAACATCAAGAACTAAATAAAGTGTGTTCCGAATTTTAGGAGATCATCAATTCCCAATCAGATCAGAACAAGAGTATCTGAAGAGAATGGTGAACCATTCACAAAAAAATGTTT is a window of Triticum dicoccoides isolate Atlit2015 ecotype Zavitan chromosome 2B, WEW_v2.0, whole genome shotgun sequence DNA encoding:
- the LOC119366319 gene encoding uncharacterized protein At2g24330-like, with amino-acid sequence MADGDSAAAYASPRSPLPPETPSTQKRRQRGLVSRVWKGIFGRREDVEKLLQALSKEEEALRSRVHRRARASRASAHNVLALASALEIAAVGYAIMTTRSPDIPWQMRAARVLPMFLVPALAALIYSAITSIAKFLDNRDQHTLEKLRAERQAKIDELKERTNYYTTQQLIQRYDLDPAAKAAAASVLASKLGADSGLRVFFGDESNVDGSKSNDQHGQTSGLRQRKPAHSGHGSGPTHPSEPSDGSSIYDGNESPTANRTVEHFRGHAGNDGGWLARVAALLVGEDPTQCFALICGNCHMHNGLARKEDFAFVTYYCPHCNALNGPRQHEDGESVQAGASLADSGVSSPVGRSLPTVEEQPAESPAASNSTVAEKPQAESSAATNSSSPTVEKAGSDQPAG